One part of the Muntiacus reevesi chromosome 18, mMunRee1.1, whole genome shotgun sequence genome encodes these proteins:
- the CCR7 gene encoding C-C chemokine receptor type 7 — protein MDLGKPMKNVLVVALLVIFQVCLCQDEVTDDYIGDNTTVDYTLYESVCFKKDVRNFKAWFLPIMYSIICFVGLLGNGLVMLTYIYFKRLKTMTDTYLLNLALADILFLLTLPFWAYSAAKSWVFGVHVCKLIFGIYKVSFFSGMLLLLCISIDRYVAIVQAVSAHRHRARVLLISKLSCLGIWMLAMVLSTPELMYSGIQKSSSEQALRCSLVPEHVEALITIQVAQMVVGFLIPLMAMSFCYLVIIRTLLQARNFERNKAIKVIIAVVVVFVAFQLPYNGVVLAQTVANFNITSGTSCELSKQLNIAYDVTYSLACVRCCVNPFLYAFIGVKFRSDLFKLFKDLGCLSQERLRQWSSCRHTRRSSMSVEAETTTTFSP, from the coding sequence GTGTGCCTCTGCCAAGATGAGGTCACGGACGATTACATCGGAGACAACACCACGGTGGACTACACGCTATACGAGTCCGTGTGCTTCAAGAAGGACGTGCGGAACTTTAAAGCCTGGTTCCTCCCGATCATGTACTCCATCATTTGCTTCGTGGGCCTGCTGGGCAACGGGCTGGTCATGCTGACCTACATCTATTTCAAGAGGCTCAAGACCATGACCGACACATACCTGCTCAACCTGGCCCTGGCGGACATTCTCTTCCTTCTCACCCTCCCCTTCTGGGCCTACAGTGCAGCCAAGTCCTGGGTCTTTGGGGTCCACGTTTGCAAGCTCATCTTTGGCATCTACAAGGTAAGCTTCTTCAGCGGCATGCTCCTGCTGCTATGCATCAGTATCGATCGCTACGTCGCCATCGTCCAGGCCGTCTCGGCCCACCGCCACCGTGCCCGCGTCCTCCTCATCAGCAAGCTCTCCTGCCTGGGCATCTGGATGCTGGCCATGGTGCTCTCCACCCCAGAGCTGATGTACAGCGGGATCCAGAAGAGCAGCAGCGAGCAGGCACTGCGGTGCTCCCTTGTCCCCGAGCACGTGGAGGCCTTGATCACCATCCAGGTGGCCCAGATGGTGGTAGGCTTCCTGATCCCCCTGATGGCCATGAGCTTCTGCTACCTCGTCATCATCCGCACCCTGCTCCAGGCACGCAACTTCGAGCGCAACAAGGCCATCAAGGTGATCATCGCCGTGGTCGTGGTCTTCGTAGCCTTCCAGCTGCCCTACAATGGGGTGGTTCTGGCCCAGACGGTGGCCAACTTCAACATCACCAGTGGCACCAGCTGTGAGCTCAGCAAGCAACTCAACATCGCCTATGATGTCACCTACAGCCTGGCCTGCGTCCGCTGCTGTGTCAACCCTTTCTTGTACGCCTTCATCGGCGTCAAGTTCCGCAGTGACCTTTTCAAGCTCTTCAAGGACCTGGGCTGCCTCAGCCAGGAGCGGCTGCGGCAGTGGTCTTCCTGCCGGCACACCCGGCGGTCCTCCATGAGTGTGGAGGCTGAGACCACCACCACCTTCTCCCCATAG